The following coding sequences lie in one Flavobacterium sediminis genomic window:
- a CDS encoding TraR/DksA family transcriptional regulator: MVDEKVRYSDAELAEFKELILAKIEKAKADLDLIKSAYMNDLNNGTDDTSPTFKAFEEGSETMSKEANSQLAIRQEKFIRDLKNALIRIENKTYGVCKVTGKLIGKERLKIVPHATMSIEAKNLQR; encoded by the coding sequence ATGGTAGACGAGAAAGTAAGATATTCCGATGCTGAACTTGCGGAATTTAAGGAGTTGATTTTAGCCAAAATCGAAAAAGCGAAAGCAGATTTAGATTTGATTAAGAGTGCTTACATGAATGATTTGAATAACGGAACAGACGATACGTCTCCTACATTCAAAGCATTTGAAGAAGGAAGCGAAACCATGTCTAAAGAAGCCAATTCTCAGTTAGCCATACGTCAGGAAAAGTTTATCCGCGATTTAAAGAATGCCTTGATTCGAATTGAGAACAAGACTTATGGTGTTTGTAAAGTAACAGGGAAATTAATTGGTAAGGAGCGTTTGAAAATTGTTCCTCATGCCACTATGAGTATCGAAGCAAAAAATTTGCAACGATAA
- a CDS encoding homogentisate 1,2-dioxygenase: MPIYHKLGKIPHKRHVQFRKENGDLYYEQLFGTIGFDGMSTNMYHEHRPTQVKEIKGQYDVAPKIAKSNNIQSYRLRGFQVEPQDDFLESRKIVLTNSDCHIVLAAPKKSTTDYFYKNTDSDEVIFIHKGTGKLRTMLGNLDFKYGDYLVIPRGMIYKIDFDTEDNRLFIVESHRPVYTPKRYRNWFGQLLEHSPFCERDIRRPEELETNDEKGDFLIKIKKRDEIFDMVYATHPFDVVGYDGYNYPYAFSIHDFEPITGRIHLPPPIHQTFETDAFVICSFVPRLYDYHPQSIPAPYNHSNIDSDEVLYYVDGDFMSRNDIEAGHISLHPAGIPHGPHPGAVERSIGKKETLELAVMVDTFKPLMVTEDAMKIADEKYYQSWLD, from the coding sequence ATGCCGATATATCACAAACTAGGAAAAATTCCACACAAACGCCATGTTCAGTTTAGAAAAGAAAATGGTGATTTGTATTACGAACAACTTTTCGGTACTATTGGATTTGACGGAATGTCAACCAATATGTACCATGAACACCGCCCTACACAAGTAAAAGAGATAAAAGGGCAATATGATGTTGCGCCAAAAATCGCGAAATCTAATAATATTCAATCATATCGCTTGAGAGGGTTTCAGGTGGAACCACAAGATGATTTTCTGGAGAGCCGGAAGATTGTGTTGACAAATTCTGACTGTCATATTGTTTTGGCAGCGCCTAAAAAATCTACTACAGATTATTTCTATAAGAATACGGATTCAGACGAGGTCATCTTTATTCATAAAGGAACCGGAAAGCTGAGAACCATGTTAGGAAATCTGGATTTTAAATATGGTGATTATTTAGTTATTCCGAGAGGGATGATCTATAAAATAGATTTTGATACAGAAGATAATCGTCTGTTTATAGTAGAGTCTCATCGTCCGGTTTATACTCCTAAAAGATACCGTAACTGGTTCGGGCAACTTTTAGAACATTCTCCGTTTTGCGAGCGCGATATACGTCGCCCCGAAGAATTAGAAACCAATGACGAAAAAGGAGATTTTCTTATCAAAATCAAGAAAAGAGATGAGATCTTTGATATGGTCTATGCTACACATCCCTTTGATGTAGTGGGGTATGACGGTTACAATTATCCGTATGCTTTTTCAATTCATGATTTTGAACCGATTACGGGAAGAATTCATCTTCCGCCGCCAATCCATCAAACTTTTGAAACAGACGCTTTTGTAATATGTTCATTCGTTCCGCGTTTGTACGATTACCATCCGCAATCTATTCCGGCGCCTTACAATCACAGCAATATTGATAGTGATGAAGTACTATATTATGTTGATGGTGATTTTATGAGCCGTAACGATATTGAAGCCGGACATATTTCACTGCATCCGGCAGGGATTCCACATGGTCCGCATCCCGGAGCAGTCGAAAGAAGTATCGGGAAAAAAGAAACATTGGAGTTAGCAGTTATGGTAGATACTTTTAAACCTTTAATGGTTACGGAAGATGCTATGAAAATAGCAGATGAGAAGTATTACCAATCTTGGTTGGACTAA
- a CDS encoding lipoprotein signal peptidase produces MSLKKAYILVFLVLIIDQVSKIYIKTHFYLGESVKVLGWEWFQIHFIENEGMAWGAVIPGDYGKLALTVFRIIAVFGIGWWLWDSVKKKASNYLVVAIALILAGAVGNIIDSVFYGVIFNDSYHQVATLFSEDPYGKWFYGEVVDMFYFPIWEGNLPEWLPIWGGKYFTFFNAIFNVADVAISVGVGILIVFNKRAFGGSKEEKTLAATAGIEEK; encoded by the coding sequence ATGTCATTAAAGAAAGCTTATATTTTAGTTTTTTTAGTCCTTATAATCGATCAAGTATCCAAAATATATATCAAGACCCATTTTTATTTAGGAGAATCCGTTAAAGTATTAGGTTGGGAATGGTTCCAGATTCATTTTATTGAGAATGAAGGAATGGCTTGGGGAGCCGTAATTCCCGGAGATTACGGAAAGTTGGCATTAACAGTTTTTCGTATAATAGCCGTTTTTGGTATCGGTTGGTGGTTATGGGATTCTGTGAAAAAGAAAGCTTCAAATTACTTAGTTGTCGCTATTGCATTGATCTTGGCAGGAGCTGTAGGAAACATCATTGATTCTGTTTTTTACGGTGTCATTTTTAACGATAGTTACCATCAGGTGGCAACGCTGTTTTCTGAAGATCCTTACGGTAAATGGTTTTACGGAGAAGTGGTAGACATGTTCTATTTTCCTATTTGGGAAGGTAATTTGCCGGAATGGTTGCCCATCTGGGGCGGTAAATATTTTACATTTTTCAATGCTATTTTCAATGTAGCAGATGTTGCTATTTCTGTGGGCGTTGGAATTTTGATCGTTTTTAACAAAAGAGCTTTTGGAGGCAGTAAAGAAGAAAAAACGCTTGCTGCTACTGCCGGTATTGAAGAAAAATAA
- the hppD gene encoding 4-hydroxyphenylpyruvate dioxygenase, whose amino-acid sequence MAKEVKSVEYGLEKIFEGAQDFLPLLGTDYVEFYVGNAKQAAHFYKSAFGFQSLAYKGLETGSRDEVSYVLVQNKIRLVLTTPLNSKSPINEHIVKHGDGVKVVALWVEDARSAFEETTKRGAKVFMEPTVEKDEFGEVVRAGIYTYGETVHMFVERKNYNGTFMPGFVEWKTQYNPEPVGLKYIDHMVGNVGWGEMNTWVKWYEDVMGFENFLSFDDTQIHTEYSALMSKVMSNGNGRVKFPINEPAEGIKKSQIEEYLDFYEGAGVQHIAVATDNIIETVSALRSRGVEFLTTPPEEYYKAVPGRLEEHSHELREDIETLKGLGIMIDADEEGYLLQIFTKPVEDRPTLFFEIIQRMGARGFGAGNFKALFESIEREQALRGTL is encoded by the coding sequence ATGGCAAAAGAAGTAAAATCCGTAGAATACGGACTGGAAAAAATATTTGAAGGAGCACAAGATTTCCTTCCGCTTTTAGGAACTGATTACGTTGAATTTTATGTAGGAAATGCAAAACAAGCCGCTCATTTTTATAAATCGGCTTTTGGCTTCCAATCTTTAGCATATAAAGGATTAGAAACAGGATCAAGAGATGAGGTGAGCTATGTTTTGGTACAAAATAAGATCAGATTAGTGTTGACAACACCGCTAAATAGTAAATCGCCTATCAATGAGCATATTGTAAAACACGGTGATGGTGTTAAGGTAGTGGCTCTTTGGGTGGAAGATGCGCGTTCTGCTTTTGAAGAAACAACAAAAAGAGGGGCAAAAGTATTTATGGAGCCTACTGTTGAAAAAGATGAATTCGGGGAGGTTGTAAGAGCAGGTATTTATACTTATGGAGAGACTGTTCATATGTTTGTAGAGCGCAAAAATTACAACGGTACTTTTATGCCGGGCTTTGTAGAATGGAAAACACAATATAATCCGGAGCCGGTAGGTTTAAAATACATAGATCACATGGTAGGAAATGTAGGTTGGGGTGAAATGAACACCTGGGTAAAATGGTACGAAGATGTAATGGGCTTTGAGAATTTCTTATCTTTTGATGATACTCAGATCCATACTGAATACTCTGCCTTGATGAGTAAAGTAATGAGCAATGGTAACGGACGTGTTAAATTCCCGATTAACGAACCGGCAGAAGGAATTAAAAAATCACAGATTGAAGAATATCTTGACTTTTATGAAGGGGCAGGAGTACAACATATTGCCGTAGCAACAGATAATATTATTGAAACAGTATCAGCATTGCGTTCAAGAGGTGTGGAATTTTTAACAACTCCGCCGGAAGAATATTACAAAGCAGTTCCGGGGCGTTTGGAAGAGCACTCTCATGAATTGAGAGAAGATATAGAAACGTTAAAAGGCTTAGGGATTATGATTGATGCCGATGAAGAAGGATATTTGTTACAGATTTTTACAAAACCTGTTGAAGACAGACCTACGCTTTTCTTTGAAATTATACAAAGAATGGGAGCAAGAGGCTTTGGAGCAGGAAACTTTAAAGCACTTTTTGAATCTATTGAAAGAGAACAGGCTTTGAGAGGTACATTATAA
- the uvrC gene encoding excinuclease ABC subunit UvrC has product MQTPLELQIQTLPDGPGVYQYFDKDGKILYVGKAKNLKKRVQSYFTKHHDNYKTTVLVKKIVSVKHIVVPTETDALLLENNLIKKLQPRYNVLLKDDKSYPWICIKNEPFPRVFQTRRMIKDGSEYFGPYTSGKTVHTLLDLIKELYPLRTCNYDLSKANIDSGKYKVCLEYHIGNCKGPCEGYQTLQNYQDQIQAIREILKGNFKESLKDFRNLMLELAGEMKFEEAQKIKDKIEVLENYQARSTILNPKITNIDVFSIVSDETMAYVNFLQISHGAIIRSHTLELKKKLSETDQELLELAIVELRERFHLLSKEIIVPFKVDLGETIKVTVPKLGDKKQILDLSERNAKHYRLDQLKQIKIVDPDRHTNRIMAQMKKDLRLSVEPRHIECFDNSNIQGTNPVSACVVFKDGKPSKKDYRHFNIKTVEGPNDFASMEEVVYRRYKRLLDENQPLPQLIVIDGGKGQLSSALKSLDDLGLRGKIAIIGIAKRLEELFYPEDPVPLYLDKKSETLKIIQHLRNEAHRFGITHHRDKRSKSALQTSLETIPGIGEKTMITLLKHFKSVKRLQAASEKQISEVVGVSKAKKISEFYKTLNPKKE; this is encoded by the coding sequence ATGCAAACGCCACTTGAACTTCAGATACAAACTTTGCCCGATGGTCCGGGGGTTTATCAATATTTTGATAAAGACGGAAAGATCTTATATGTTGGTAAGGCTAAAAACCTTAAAAAAAGAGTTCAATCCTATTTTACCAAGCATCATGATAATTATAAAACAACGGTCTTGGTTAAAAAAATTGTTTCGGTTAAACATATTGTAGTCCCTACAGAAACGGATGCTTTGCTCTTAGAGAACAATTTAATTAAGAAATTGCAGCCGCGTTATAATGTATTACTGAAGGACGATAAAAGTTATCCGTGGATTTGTATTAAAAACGAACCTTTTCCCAGAGTGTTTCAGACCCGAAGAATGATTAAAGACGGTTCGGAATATTTTGGCCCGTATACCAGTGGTAAAACAGTTCATACACTTTTAGATCTGATCAAAGAACTGTACCCGTTGCGAACCTGTAACTATGATCTGTCAAAAGCAAATATTGATTCCGGAAAATACAAGGTGTGCCTGGAATACCATATAGGAAATTGTAAAGGTCCTTGCGAAGGTTATCAGACTTTACAAAATTATCAAGACCAGATACAGGCAATACGAGAGATTTTAAAAGGAAATTTCAAAGAGAGCCTGAAAGATTTTAGAAACCTGATGCTGGAACTGGCGGGAGAGATGAAATTTGAGGAAGCGCAGAAGATAAAAGATAAAATAGAAGTTTTAGAGAACTATCAGGCCAGATCAACGATTTTAAATCCGAAGATTACCAATATCGATGTTTTTTCAATAGTTTCTGATGAAACTATGGCTTATGTTAACTTCTTGCAGATATCGCACGGTGCTATCATTCGTTCACATACGTTAGAGTTAAAAAAGAAATTGAGTGAGACGGATCAGGAACTTTTAGAATTAGCTATTGTGGAACTAAGAGAGCGTTTTCATTTACTTTCTAAAGAGATCATCGTTCCGTTTAAAGTAGATTTAGGAGAAACTATAAAAGTAACCGTTCCTAAATTAGGAGATAAAAAACAGATTCTCGATCTATCAGAGCGCAACGCCAAACATTACCGTTTAGATCAATTGAAACAAATCAAGATTGTTGATCCTGATCGGCATACGAATCGTATTATGGCGCAGATGAAAAAAGACTTACGGCTTTCTGTAGAACCGAGACATATAGAATGTTTTGATAATTCTAATATACAGGGAACCAATCCGGTTTCGGCCTGTGTAGTTTTTAAGGACGGAAAGCCGAGTAAAAAAGATTACCGCCATTTTAATATCAAAACCGTTGAAGGCCCCAATGATTTTGCCTCTATGGAAGAAGTGGTATACCGAAGATACAAGCGTTTACTGGATGAGAACCAACCGTTGCCTCAACTTATTGTCATTGACGGAGGAAAAGGGCAATTGTCATCGGCTCTGAAGAGTTTGGATGATCTGGGATTGAGGGGCAAAATAGCCATCATAGGAATCGCTAAACGATTGGAAGAGTTGTTTTATCCGGAAGATCCCGTTCCGTTGTATCTCGATAAAAAATCGGAAACCTTAAAGATCATACAACATTTGCGTAACGAAGCGCACCGTTTCGGTATTACGCATCACAGAGATAAACGCAGCAAGTCGGCCTTACAGACTTCTTTGGAAACGATTCCGGGAATCGGTGAAAAAACGATGATTACGTTACTAAAGCATTTCAAAAGTGTTAAAAGATTGCAAGCAGCTTCAGAAAAGCAAATTTCTGAGGTTGTAGGAGTTTCAAAAGCCAAAAAAATTTCCGAATTTTACAAAACATTGAATCCTAAAAAAGAATGA
- a CDS encoding pyridoxal-dependent decarboxylase: MQFWKKLTQEQRQQRIQLALQQNVNFSKDASLGYPASKLDSRVFNDDAPFLKDAPTLQTYVANPNNIGCHTFGTSEKAFSGTQEIEREVLNVIAVDIFKAKENEFDGYIAPGGTEANIQALWIFRNYFFNTYNAKPDEIAILSSEDTHYSIPKGSNLLQVEWLKIPVDFNTREIQKDQLEQIVENAIQNGKKYFMAVANMATTMFGSVDDPDIYSTVLERHNVPYKLHIDGAYGGFVYPFSNPNSNINFSNPKISSITIDAHKMLQAPYGTGVFICRKGLIENVLTKEAEYVEGMDLTLCGSRSGANAVAVWMILFTYGAYGWYEKISVLQMRTQFLCQELDQLNIEYFREPFMNLVTIHSENIPETIAEKYDLVPQQHNEHNKWYKIVLMDHVEVEHLTTFIADLKAAING, from the coding sequence ATGCAATTCTGGAAAAAACTTACTCAAGAACAACGCCAACAGAGGATTCAACTGGCTTTACAGCAAAATGTCAACTTTTCAAAGGATGCTTCTTTAGGTTATCCTGCCTCAAAATTAGACAGTCGGGTATTTAATGACGATGCTCCTTTTCTAAAAGATGCTCCGACATTGCAAACCTATGTTGCTAATCCTAACAACATCGGTTGCCATACTTTCGGAACCTCTGAAAAAGCTTTCAGCGGTACTCAGGAGATCGAACGAGAAGTACTAAACGTAATTGCCGTAGATATTTTTAAAGCCAAAGAAAACGAATTTGACGGTTATATTGCTCCGGGAGGAACAGAAGCAAACATTCAGGCACTTTGGATCTTTCGTAATTATTTCTTTAATACCTATAATGCTAAACCGGATGAAATAGCTATTTTATCTTCTGAAGACACTCATTATTCTATTCCGAAAGGTTCAAACCTTCTTCAGGTAGAATGGCTAAAGATCCCTGTTGATTTTAATACAAGAGAAATCCAAAAAGACCAACTGGAACAAATTGTAGAAAATGCTATTCAAAACGGAAAGAAATACTTTATGGCAGTGGCTAATATGGCTACTACCATGTTCGGTTCTGTTGATGATCCGGATATATATAGTACGGTTTTAGAAAGACATAATGTACCCTATAAATTACATATAGACGGCGCTTACGGCGGGTTTGTTTACCCATTCAGTAATCCGAATTCCAACATCAATTTTTCTAATCCTAAAATTAGTTCTATTACTATTGATGCTCACAAAATGTTGCAGGCTCCTTACGGAACCGGTGTTTTTATTTGCAGAAAGGGTTTAATTGAAAATGTTCTGACCAAAGAGGCCGAATATGTTGAAGGAATGGATCTGACACTTTGCGGAAGCCGTTCGGGGGCTAATGCCGTTGCGGTCTGGATGATTTTGTTTACGTACGGCGCTTACGGTTGGTACGAAAAAATCAGTGTTCTTCAAATGAGAACTCAATTTTTATGTCAGGAACTGGATCAACTTAACATTGAATATTTCCGCGAACCTTTTATGAATCTGGTGACCATTCATTCTGAAAACATTCCTGAAACTATAGCCGAAAAATACGATTTGGTTCCGCAGCAACATAACGAACACAACAAATGGTATAAAATTGTCTTAATGGATCATGTTGAAGTAGAACATTTAACTACTTTTATAGCAGATTTGAAAGCGGCTATAAATGGATAA
- a CDS encoding 5-formyltetrahydrofolate cyclo-ligase, whose protein sequence is MDKKEVRKKSKEARKKLSSNDIEEKSLAIANNLLQLNIWDKTYYHLFLPIVEHKEVDTEFILQILAGKDKETVVSKSDFETRRMTHFLLTDATRIKKNEYNIPEPVNGIEVPVSKIDVVFVPLLSFDKQGHRVGYGKGFYDIFLSECKPDVIKIGLSFFEPEEKIKDILETDMKLDFCVTDSKIYSF, encoded by the coding sequence ATGGATAAAAAAGAAGTACGAAAAAAGAGTAAAGAAGCACGAAAAAAACTTTCTTCAAACGATATTGAAGAAAAGAGTTTAGCGATAGCTAATAACTTATTACAACTGAATATATGGGACAAGACGTATTATCATCTCTTTTTACCTATTGTGGAACATAAAGAAGTGGATACTGAATTTATCTTGCAAATCTTAGCCGGAAAAGACAAGGAAACCGTTGTGTCAAAAAGTGATTTTGAAACCCGAAGAATGACTCATTTTTTATTGACTGATGCTACACGAATCAAAAAAAACGAATACAATATTCCGGAACCTGTTAACGGAATTGAAGTCCCTGTATCTAAAATTGACGTGGTCTTTGTTCCTTTATTATCCTTTGACAAACAAGGACATCGTGTAGGTTACGGAAAAGGCTTTTATGATATTTTCCTAAGTGAATGCAAACCGGATGTTATTAAGATCGGGCTTTCGTTCTTTGAACCGGAAGAAAAAATTAAAGACATTCTGGAAACAGATATGAAACTGGATTTTTGTGTAACGGATAGTAAAATTTATTCCTTTTAA
- a CDS encoding succinylglutamate desuccinylase/aspartoacylase family protein codes for MESLKPLTLFGESILAGESKTISMEIAKLHTMNKLKVPIIIERSKVPGPTVLFSAGLHGDEINGTETVRQMIIKKLNKPKRGTIICIPIINIFGFVNQTREFPDKRDLNRVFPGSKGGSLASRFAYYIVKEILPNVDYVIDFHAGGAQRFNAPQIRIEQGKSELKELAEVFHAPFTLYSKNISGSFRNTCDKLGVKMLLFEGGKSLDLNDDITNEALQGSKRFLEHLDMLNPKKKASKPPHSSIYIQKSNWIRAKYSGMFHGIAQIGSFVKKGDILATISDPYGKVEHNVKSPNNGYLINVNHTPFVYQGDAIFHITTSLDT; via the coding sequence ATGGAGTCATTAAAACCGTTAACCCTTTTTGGCGAAAGCATTTTAGCCGGCGAAAGCAAAACTATCAGTATGGAAATTGCGAAACTTCATACTATGAATAAGCTGAAAGTGCCTATTATCATAGAGCGCTCTAAAGTTCCCGGACCAACAGTCCTTTTTTCGGCAGGGCTTCACGGCGACGAGATCAACGGAACGGAAACCGTTCGCCAGATGATCATAAAAAAACTCAACAAACCAAAACGCGGCACAATTATTTGTATTCCCATTATCAACATTTTCGGTTTTGTAAACCAAACGCGTGAATTTCCAGACAAACGTGACCTGAACCGTGTTTTCCCCGGAAGCAAAGGTGGTTCTCTGGCCAGTCGTTTCGCTTATTACATTGTAAAAGAGATCTTACCGAATGTAGATTATGTAATTGACTTTCATGCCGGAGGGGCTCAACGTTTTAATGCGCCTCAAATCCGCATTGAACAAGGGAAATCTGAATTAAAAGAACTGGCTGAAGTTTTTCATGCTCCTTTTACTTTATACTCTAAGAACATTTCGGGTTCATTCAGAAACACCTGCGACAAACTTGGCGTTAAAATGTTACTTTTTGAAGGAGGAAAATCACTTGACCTAAATGACGACATAACAAACGAAGCTTTGCAAGGTTCTAAACGTTTTTTAGAACATTTAGACATGTTAAACCCGAAGAAGAAAGCCTCAAAACCGCCACATTCATCTATTTATATTCAAAAATCGAACTGGATCCGAGCTAAATATTCAGGCATGTTCCATGGCATAGCCCAAATAGGCAGTTTTGTAAAAAAAGGAGACATTCTGGCTACGATTTCAGATCCTTACGGTAAAGTAGAACACAACGTTAAATCTCCTAATAACGGCTATCTGATCAATGTGAATCACACTCCTTTTGTATACCAAGGAGATGCTATTTTTCATATCACAACAAGTCTGGACACCTAA